The DNA segment CAGACAGGACGGTCACTGATGTCTTCTTGAGTTCTAGGAGCCTTCAGGGATTCATCTCACCGTTCCTTGGCAATCTCACTGGCCTATTGCGCCTCAATTTATCCTACAATTTGCTGTCTGGCGGCCTACCACTCGAATTGGTGTCGTCCAACAGTATCATCGTCCTTGATGTCAGCTTCAACCAACTCAATGGAAATCTGCAAGAGCTGCCATCTTCAACCCCTGCCCGGCCTCTCAAGGTACTGAACATCTCAAGCAACTTGTTTTCAGGGCAGATTCCGTCCACTACATGGGAAGTGATGAAGAGTCTGGTTGCCCTTAATGTAAGCAATAACAGCTTTACCGGGCAGGTACCAACAACACTCTGTGTCAATGCACCATCCTTTACTCTGCTTGAACTCAGCTACAACCAAATAAGTGGAAGTATACCTCCAGAGCTTGGTGATTGCTCCAATTTAAAATATCTAAGTGCTGGACACAACAACCTCAACGGGACTCTTCCAGATGGCCTCTTGGATATTACCTCATTGGAACACCTCTCTTTTCCAAATAACCAGTTGCAAGGATCACTCAGCAACATCAGCAAGCTCAAAAATCTGGTCACCCTTAATCTTGGAGGGAATTTTTTTGATGGCAATATCCCAGATTCTATAGGTGAACTCAAGAGACTGCAGGAGATTAGTTTGGATCATAACCAGATGTCTGGGGAAATCCCATCAACTCTGAGCAACTGCACAAAGATCATAACTATCAACCTCAATAGCAACAGTTTCAGCGGACAACTCACCAAGGTCAATTTCTCCAACCTTCCCAATCTAAAAAACATAGAGCTTATGGGGAACAAATTCAGTGGCGCGATTCCAGAAAGCATCTACTCATGCAACAACCTAACTGCACTGCGACTATCCTTCAATAGTTTCCACGGTCAGTTGTCAGAAAAAATCAGCAATTTGAAGTTCCTCTCATTCCTATCACTTGTTGACATCTCTCTTACAAATATCACAAGTGCATTTCAGATCCTTAGGAGTTGCAATAACCTGACCACCTTGCTAATTGGACTCAACTTCAAGCATGAGATCATGCCACAGGATGACAGAATTGATGGTTTTGAGAATCTTCAGGTTCTTTCTATGTACGAGTGTTCTTTGCTTGGAAGAGTGCCTCCTTGGTTATCCAAGCTCACAAATTTGGAGGTGTTAGACTTACATAGTAATAAGCTAATCGGGCTAATACCTGACTGGATGAATAACCTAAAGTCCCTCTTCTGTTTAGACATATCAAACAACAGCCTTACAGGGGAAATTTCAACAGCCTTGATGGAGATGCCGATGCTAAAAACTGATAATGTAGCCCCAAAGATCTTTGAGCTCCCTATTTATGCAGCTCCAGCACTTCAATATCGCATGCCCAGTGCTATTCCTAAACTACTGAATCTGGCTGCTAATAATTTCACTGGTGTGATCCCCGCAGAGATTGGTCAGTTGAAGGCGCTCCTTTCACTGAATTTGAGCTTCAACAAATTATCAGGAGAGATCCCAGAAGCGATTTGCAACATCACAAACCTGCAGGTGCTCGACTTGTCAAGCAATGATATCACTGGTACAATTCCAGCTGCACTGAATGATCTACATTTCCTGTCTCGATTCAATGTTTCTAATAATGACCTAGAAGGGACAATTCCAACCGGAGGCCAGCTTAGCACTTTTACAAATTCTAGCTTTGATGGCAACCCCATGCTGTGTGGTTCGATTCTTAATCACCATTGCAATTCTGCAGCGGCAGGTTCAGTGTCCATTTTCTATGAAAAGCTCAGTGGTAGTAAGGTCATCTTCACAATCTCCTTTAGTGTTTTCTTTGGTGTAGGGGTGCTATATGATCAGCTTGTACTATCATGGTACTTTGGCCAAGCGAAGTAAACGGAAATAGGGTACAATAGTGCGCATTTGCTTCAAGACAAGTGATTGACAGAATTGTGCTAAGAAACAAACAGCTACAGCTTTGTAATTTTTATCTCCATTGCCAACCTTGCTGCAATCACGAGTTGTTCTCACTTGTGCAAGATCAAATCAGTAGCCCCAGGTACAGCCCTGGCATTAGATGTTCAGTCAATATTCTTTGATTTTGGAACTTGAGAGTTGAAGCAACTGGAGGATGGTACCGACATCACCTTCAGTGTTTTCATTAAAATAGGAGTGCTATATAATCAGATGGAACTATCCAGATACTTTGGCTTGGAAAAACGTGCTGCAGCAATGTATCCTGCCTTGAAGAATGAAGATAGCCAATGGATGTAGCTCAAGCTCGCAGCAAACAACTGCATGTAATTGTTAATACCCATATAGAAGCATGTAGTGAAATTGTGATCTCCAGTTTTTTCTCTTGACCAAGTCCAGTTCAGCGGTCCCATCTGCTGTCCCATCCCGCTACAAGATCTGGCATTCGCAGCACTAAGTCACTTCGGTTGCTCCAAAAATGAGATGCTGCAAACAAATTAAAGGACCGAAAGTAGTAATGTCAGTAAACACACTAATGTTACGTATCTACATCTTTTCCAAAGCACGGTAAATATTTTCAAAGTTTACTGTCACATGTGTGAACGTACGTGCCTTGATAGTTTGATTGTTTATCAAGGTGAAAATAGTTGCTTAAAAGAAATTAGTACCTCAGATCGGTTGTTTCGATGTACAAGTAGCTAAGAGTCCAAACTGTATCATCCTATTTTGGAAAGCCGTGAGATAACCAGCCGGACGGTTAAGTGATACTAGTGTCTCACTCTgcgtgttcttttttttccatcgCATAAAATATAAATTATGTTGCATTACAAACTATACAAGTAGGGGAGCAAGATGGAAAGCTAAAACCAAAAAACTTCCATTTGACTCGAGAATTCCAACAAATGGTGGGAAGCATTGCGAAGACAGCGAACAAGTCCGCAGTAAAACTTAAGCTAGGACGCGGACAGCGCGGCTACTCCCTAAAACTCGGGTCAAAACCTTCTAATCGGGGAAAAGGAGTAGTGTTCCGTGGCGATTGCAATCTCTTACCTTGGAAGGGAGCAGACAGCAGAGCGGAGGTCGCTGGACGTGCCACGGCGTCAGACGCCCTGACCGAGTCGGGGCCCCCGCCCCCGGCAACTTTACGCCGGAGCGCGTGCGCATTggctccccgcgccgccggccgccgttgctgctgctCCGTTTGGGACTCCGGTAGGTGGTTCGCCTGCTCGGTGGGAGAAGGTGAACTGGGCCGGGCCGGAGTGGGGACCCATACTGGTCTGTTTTAGAATGATTtactgtttttgttttttttttaaagggaGCTGGTCTCCCACTACGGACTGGGTCGGAATCTGGTCTCTCCCGCTTGCTGAGCAGTTGTAAACCCGCTTCCTGTTAatgcgagcgcgcgcgcgcgcacctaTCGTAAATAATATTGCTTAGTTCTTTTACACCATCATGTCATGGTTGGTTGGATAGAAAAAATAATCGCTTAACCACAATATATATAATCAGGTTCATGGTAACGATGGAGTGGGCGCAGCAAATCCCCGTGCGTTGTGAATCGTGACCTCAGCGATTATACTAGCGCCAAGAAACTATTCTTCTCCCCTACAATGCACCGTGATCAAGAAACTAAAATAGTACTGCCTCCCACGGAACTCCACATTTGAAACATGGATCGTTAGCTGAACATACAATATATTATTGTGCACGATATTAAAACGAACTAGCAGCAGAGCTGACAagaggtactccctccgttccaaattataagtcattctaactttcttggagagtcaaaacatctcaaatttgaccaaatttatacaataaagtgttaacattcatgatatcaaataggtactattagtttcttcattaaatatattttcatagtatatctcttcggtgccataaactcttgtgatcttctctataattttggtcaaatataaaatggtttctctctaaaaaaattggaataacttataatttggaacggaaggagtatctTAAATGACCAAAAATAGCCACCGGTCACGAAAATGTAGAAAACCACGCACACCACGGTACAACACAAACCACGCACACCACGGTACAACACATTGATCACGCGTTCCAACGACAGTCAATTTTCACCGGACCAAACCAGAGCTGCGGTACTTGGCCGCATGTCAGTACAACAACTGCCCGTTCCGTTTCGGCCGCCCACGGGACCGGACGGATAAAACAGGTAATATTCCTCCGTCCTAGAATACAATTCTAAATAATGCAATTGTAACTACGTATCTCCAAGTAAGATTTGCAAGGtgccccggccccggccactCGCGACGCCCGCCACGGCGGCCCTGCCCGACCGTGCCGGAGCCACCTTCCCGGCCCCGGTCGCGCCGCCAGGCCTCGGCTCCGACTGCGCTCGAGCCGCCTggaccgcgccgcccgcctcggccggggaagagggaggaggagcctccGGAGTCGGATTCAGGGGGCGCCATGGCCACCTCCATCCCCAGGGCCCACGCCAGCCTATGTGCACCGCCAGCCACCTAGGCTGAGGGGTGCCATGTTGTGCCCTCCTGCCACCGTGCCGCGCCACCCACCGCCGACTAGTGTGCAGTGTGCCGCACAGCTGTGCCCTCCTGCCCCTTGGTCCTTGGAAGATGGGGTGATAGGAATGGATAAGGAGAGAGGGAAAGGGAAGGGACAAGAGGAGATGGATCCAGGGAGAGGAGGTTCGGGCTATGGGAGCGCTCGATTTTGGAGACACGGATCGCTGACGTGGTGGAACGTATTTCTTTCATAACCTTATAACAAAGTTTTGGGCAGCTAAGCGGTTTTAAATTGAACATTTGCcaactacaaaattttatatctcgttaagcactacaactttgatatagagTTTGTTTGCATCTAAGgtcatttgaaaattttaaaattgaagatttcaaaattagagAGCTTACAATGATATTTTGAGCTATTAAACAACTTTAAATAAAAAGattgtcaactacaaaattttagatctaatttaaatctacaactttgatataaaTTTCGTATTCATCCGAGATCGTATGGAAAAGTTTATCTTCAAAAAATACATCGTTCAAACTTAATCCTTCAATCCTTatcatcaaatgaaaaacttgtATGTATGTGACAACTAAAtgatctcaaatgaaaaacttgtcaactacaaaattcTATATCTCGTTAAGCATTACGACTTTGATATAGAGCTTGTTTGCATCCGATGttgtttgaaaattttaaaattcaagatttcaaaattagagAGCAGAGTGACATTTTGTGCTATTAaacaattttaaatgaaaagGTTGTCAACTtcaaaattttagatctaatctaaatcaacaattttgatataaagtttgtattcatccgagatcgTATGAAAAAGTATATATTCATAAAAATACATCCTTCAAATTTAATCTTTCCAATCCTCAATATCAAATAAAAACCTTGTATGTTTGTGACAACTAAatgatttcaaatgaaaaatttgTCAACTATAAAATTTTATATCTCATTAAGTATTACCACTTTCATATAGAGTTTGTTTGCATTCAAGGTtgttgaaaattttaaaattcaagatttcaaaattagagAGCTTTTAATGACATTTTAAGCTATTaaaaattttaaatgaaaaaatTGTCAACTTCAAAGTTTTAGATATAATCTAaatctacaactttgatataaagTTCGCATTCATCTGAGATCGTATGAAAAAGATTGTATAAAAAATACATACTTCAAACTTAATCCTTCCAATCAttaacatcaaatgaaaaacttgtatgtttgtgaTAATTAAATGGTTTAAAATAAACACCAATTGGGATTaaagcccctttagtcccggttgatagtTGTAACTGGGACAAAACGTCCCACCAGATTCCCTAGAACTACTGGCCTttataaccgggactaaaggggttctttagtcccggttgatattacctaccgggactaaagagccacCCTCGGTGATTATCGGAGGCTGATTTAACTCTCTTGCTTGcttgaataaaaaatattttaatttaatgGGTATTTGAGTTGAACTTTTGATTTTCTATTAAACGACATCCAATAAAgtggaataaaaatttagtgatagaaataaaaaatattattaattTGAAAAATATAATTACGGACAttttgctactccctccattccaaattataagtcatttcaactttcttgtagagtcaaagcatctcaagtttgaccaatttatacaataaagtgctaacattcatgatatgaaataggtaccattagttttttcattaaatatattttcatagtatatctattcggtgccataaacttttgtaatcttctctataattttgatcaaacataaaatggtttgactttccaaaaaagttaaaataacttagggcctgtttggtttcacgTGAGCAtacataagcaacttaaaataagcaaataagttgcttatgaaacaatcactcttgcttatgaggttgcttatttttagcacataagcaactcttgggttgcttatggttgcttatggggactaAAAGG comes from the Setaria italica strain Yugu1 unplaced genomic scaffold, Setaria_italica_v2.0 scaffold_24, whole genome shotgun sequence genome and includes:
- the LOC101770437 gene encoding receptor-like protein 2, with the translated sequence MRALHFSHMKYSNRFPTTFLSLALVLILFLASPTSACTEQERNSLLQFLGGLSQGGNLTLTWKNGTDCCTWEGITCSPDRTVTDVFLSSRSLQGFISPFLGNLTGLLRLNLSYNLLSGGLPLELVSSNSIIVLDVSFNQLNGNLQELPSSTPARPLKVLNISSNLFSGQIPSTTWEVMKSLVALNVSNNSFTGQVPTTLCVNAPSFTLLELSYNQISGSIPPELGDCSNLKYLSAGHNNLNGTLPDGLLDITSLEHLSFPNNQLQGSLSNISKLKNLVTLNLGGNFFDGNIPDSIGELKRLQEISLDHNQMSGEIPSTLSNCTKIITINLNSNSFSGQLTKVNFSNLPNLKNIELMGNKFSGAIPESIYSCNNLTALRLSFNSFHGQLSEKISNLKFLSFLSLVDISLTNITSAFQILRSCNNLTTLLIGLNFKHEIMPQDDRIDGFENLQVLSMYECSLLGRVPPWLSKLTNLEVLDLHSNKLIGLIPDWMNNLKSLFCLDISNNSLTGEISTALMEMPMLKTDNVAPKIFELPIYAAPALQYRMPSAIPKLLNLAANNFTGVIPAEIGQLKALLSLNLSFNKLSGEIPEAICNITNLQVLDLSSNDITGTIPAALNDLHFLSRFNVSNNDLEGTIPTGGQLSTFTNSSFDGNPMLCGSILNHHCNSAAAGSVSIFYEKLSGSKVIFTISFSVFFGVGVLYDQLVLSWYFGQAK